Proteins from a single region of Hordeum vulgare subsp. vulgare chromosome 6H, MorexV3_pseudomolecules_assembly, whole genome shotgun sequence:
- the LOC123405017 gene encoding uncharacterized protein LOC123405017 produces the protein MSHSINNRLWLNANKKCLAFIKNTIETTIVGSIADCPTAKEMLNKIKSQFTRSSKMYATQLIKQLVTESYHGGGHGIREHILRMSHTAAKLKPMNADLEIKPALLVHLVMASLPKEFETFVVNYNMQPETWDIEKVIAMCTQEEERIKASHGGSLNYVKEKKKGFPPNKASPSKPQGNGNGNGKAPVHYQHRHIPVDRETCVHCKEKGHYKKDCPVFLKTFMAKRGATVHVANSLQGFSSTITLPRNSRGIEVANGVQAEVEAVGDISLELTETGIVAQYSMPDEPQQNGVAERRNRTLMDMVVGSNLICTIFFHYTEAF, from the exons ATGTCCCACTCCATCAACAACAGGCTATGGTtaaatgccaacaagaaatgttTGGCGTTTATAAAGAACACCATTGAGACCACTATCGTGGGATCAATTGCTGATTGCCCTACGGCAAAAGAAATGCTGAACAAGATAAAGAGTCAGTTTACTCGCTCTTCTAAGATGTATGCCACCCAGTTGATCAAACAACTCGTGACAGAGAGCTACCATGGTGGTGGCCATGGCATAAGGGAGCACATTCTTAGGATGAGCCACACGGCGGCTAAGCTCAAACCTATGAATGCGGATCTGGAGATAAAACCAGCCCTCCTTGTCCACCTGGTGATGGCTTCTTTGCCTAAGGAGTTCGAGACCTTTGTTGTCAACTACAACATGCAGCCCGAGACTTGGGACATAGAAAAGGTCATCGCAATGTGCActcaggaggaggagaggattaaGGCCTCACATGGTGGCTCTCTtaactatgtgaaggaaaagaagaagggctTTCCACCCAACAAAGCTTCTCCCTCCAAGCCACagggcaatggcaatggcaatggcaaagCTCCTGTCCATTATCAGCATAGGCACATTCCAGTGGACAGGGAAACTTGCGTCCACTGTAAGGAGAAGGGGCACTACAAGAAGGATTGCCCTGTTTTTCTAAAGACCTTCATGGCTAAGAGAG gagcaactgttcatgttgcaaattcTTTACAAGGATTCAGTTCGACGATAACTTTGCCAagaaattcaagaggaattgaagTTGCGAACGGTGTCCAAGCCGAAGTTGAAGCTGTGGGTGACATCTCCTTGGAGCTAACCG AGACTGGCATTGTTGCCCAGTATTCCATGCCGGAcgagcctcagcaaaatggagtagctgaaaggcgtaACCGTACTCTCATGGATATG